The following coding sequences are from one Candidatus Nitrohelix vancouverensis window:
- the trpB gene encoding tryptophan synthase subunit beta, with protein sequence MDYSYPDPTGHFGIFGGKYVIETLMPALEELERVYEEARQDPKFKEDLNYYLAQYVGRPTPLYFAENLTKRLGGARIYLKREDLNHTGAHKINNTIGSALLTKRMGKKRVIAETGAGQHGVATATAAALFDLECDVFMGEEDMRRQALNVFRMKLLGARVIPVTAGTRTLKDATSEAIRDWITTVETTHYIIGSVVGPHPYPMIVRDFQKIIGEETMRQLEAEEGRMPDLCIACVGGGSNAMGMFYPFVTHPEVKLLGVEAAGHGIETGKHGASISHGKSGVLHGMMSYLLYDADGQIQEAHSISAGLDYPGVGAEHSHFKESGRADYAAITDKEALEGFKLLSTTEGIIPALESAHAIAQVAKTAPTMKKDQVIVICLSGRGDKDVTQVADILGDEL encoded by the coding sequence ATGGACTATTCATATCCTGACCCAACGGGACATTTTGGAATTTTTGGCGGCAAGTATGTCATCGAGACGCTCATGCCCGCCCTGGAAGAATTGGAACGAGTGTATGAGGAAGCGCGACAGGATCCGAAGTTCAAAGAGGATTTGAATTATTATCTCGCCCAATATGTGGGGCGCCCCACGCCCTTGTATTTTGCCGAAAATCTGACGAAGCGTTTGGGCGGCGCTCGAATTTATTTGAAGCGCGAAGACCTTAACCACACTGGAGCGCATAAAATCAACAACACCATCGGTAGCGCGTTGTTGACCAAGAGAATGGGAAAGAAGCGCGTGATCGCCGAAACCGGGGCAGGTCAGCATGGCGTTGCCACGGCGACGGCGGCGGCTCTGTTCGATCTGGAGTGCGACGTCTTCATGGGCGAGGAAGACATGCGACGCCAGGCTCTGAATGTGTTTCGCATGAAATTGCTGGGCGCGCGCGTGATTCCTGTGACCGCGGGAACGCGAACCTTGAAGGACGCGACCAGCGAAGCGATTCGCGACTGGATCACCACGGTGGAGACGACGCATTATATCATCGGTTCCGTGGTCGGGCCGCATCCCTATCCGATGATCGTTCGGGATTTTCAAAAGATCATCGGCGAAGAGACGATGCGACAACTCGAAGCGGAAGAGGGGCGCATGCCCGATTTATGCATCGCCTGCGTGGGCGGCGGGAGCAACGCGATGGGTATGTTCTATCCCTTTGTCACTCACCCCGAGGTGAAATTGCTTGGAGTGGAAGCGGCGGGGCATGGCATCGAAACGGGCAAGCATGGCGCGTCGATCAGTCATGGCAAAAGCGGCGTCCTGCACGGCATGATGAGTTATCTGCTCTACGATGCGGACGGTCAGATTCAGGAAGCGCATTCGATTTCCGCCGGACTGGATTATCCCGGCGTGGGCGCGGAGCACAGCCATTTCAAGGAGAGCGGTCGGGCGGATTACGCGGCGATCACGGACAAGGAAGCTCTGGAAGGTTTCAAACTGCTTTCCACTACGGAGGGAATCATTCCGGCGCTGGAGTCGGCGCACGCCATTGCTCAGGTCGCCAAGACAGCGCCGACGATGAAAAAGGATCAGGTGATTGTGATTTGTCTCTCCGGACGGGGCGACAAGGACGTGACTCAGGTCGCGGATATTCTGGGAGATGAATTGTGA
- the raiA gene encoding ribosome-associated translation inhibitor RaiA, which yields MDITPAIQDHLEERLGKIVTDLEGMIDVHAILSVEKYRHKAEITVKGKGVTFHSEDETKDLYGAIDSTVEKLDKQLKKHRDKIKEKRPKHGATIKDLPIQ from the coding sequence ATGGATATCACCCCCGCCATTCAAGACCACCTTGAAGAGAGACTCGGAAAGATTGTCACCGATCTGGAAGGAATGATCGACGTGCACGCCATCCTCTCCGTAGAGAAATATCGCCACAAGGCGGAAATCACTGTGAAAGGTAAAGGCGTAACGTTTCATAGCGAAGACGAAACAAAAGATTTATACGGCGCGATCGACAGCACCGTGGAAAAACTGGACAAGCAGTTGAAAAAACACAGAGATAAAATTAAGGAAAAACGACCGAAACATGGGGCCACCATCAAAGACCTCCCCATACAATAA
- a CDS encoding pentapeptide repeat-containing protein: MFGSEDSLSQEGQKIVAEWEQERKKIESNKANLSGADLSFLKLMESDLSDADLSEADLNSTYLIKANLRNANLSNADLSSVVASDADFTGANFEDAELMGAFLNGANLKDAKNLTCDQIECAEFDRDTQFPSYICITWGEGKQCECKEQ; encoded by the coding sequence ATGTTTGGCAGTGAAGACTCGTTATCTCAGGAAGGCCAGAAGATTGTCGCCGAATGGGAACAGGAAAGAAAAAAAATTGAAAGCAACAAAGCGAATTTGTCCGGCGCAGATTTGAGCTTTTTGAAATTGATGGAATCCGATTTGAGCGACGCCGATTTGTCTGAAGCGGACTTGAATTCCACCTATTTGATCAAGGCCAATTTACGCAACGCGAATCTGAGCAACGCAGACCTCTCAAGCGTCGTTGCAAGCGACGCCGATTTCACCGGAGCCAATTTTGAGGACGCTGAATTGATGGGGGCTTTTTTGAACGGCGCCAATTTGAAAGACGCGAAGAATCTGACCTGCGACCAAATTGAATGCGCGGAGTTTGACCGCGACACCCAGTTCCCCTCCTACATCTGCATTACCTGGGGCGAGGGGAAACAATGCGAATGCAAGGAACAATAG
- the rpoN gene encoding RNA polymerase factor sigma-54 has product MGMEMKMGLGLKMTQKLVMTPMLQQAIKLLPLARLELAQLVQQEMVDNPLLEELEENDEEISQDTEEDLEAPDNDLEEAPLEEFSVEETLAPVNGDDESASETVAEQEIDWDNFIQSNLDGGMSADSYTERPSIEATYRKEPSLSEHLHWQLNLAVDSDKDKFIGACIIGNIQSDGYLICGVEEISADCSEPVEDVQRVLAVIQTFEPTGVGARSLKECLMIQARSLPERIPLVEELIENFLERLEDRRIPKIASELKLDIETVLNALQIIRCFQPKPGMDFSSEKIDYVVPDVVVVKTEEGYDLALNDDEVPRLRINPYYHDLLKTASEGQTREYLENKYKSALWLIKSIDQRRQTIYKVGKSIIKLQKEFLDKGLSYLRPMVLKDVALDIEMHESTVSRITTNKYIDTPQGIYELKFFFHSGIRSCEGSNNMSSVRVKNMIKEIVAQEDSTRPLTDDQMVAALVEKNAKIARRTITKYRKELNIPPANKRKRLI; this is encoded by the coding sequence ATGGGCATGGAAATGAAAATGGGACTGGGCTTGAAAATGACCCAGAAGCTGGTCATGACTCCCATGCTCCAGCAAGCGATCAAATTGCTCCCGCTGGCCCGTCTGGAACTCGCTCAACTGGTTCAGCAGGAAATGGTCGACAACCCGCTCCTCGAAGAGCTGGAAGAAAACGACGAAGAAATATCGCAGGACACGGAAGAAGATCTGGAAGCGCCCGATAATGACCTGGAAGAAGCGCCCCTCGAAGAATTCTCAGTGGAAGAAACACTCGCGCCTGTAAACGGCGACGACGAAAGCGCTTCGGAAACGGTGGCCGAGCAGGAAATCGACTGGGACAATTTCATCCAATCCAATCTCGATGGCGGCATGTCGGCGGACAGCTACACAGAACGCCCTTCCATAGAAGCCACCTACAGGAAAGAACCCTCCCTTTCAGAACATCTGCACTGGCAACTCAACCTTGCCGTGGACAGCGACAAGGATAAATTCATCGGCGCCTGCATCATTGGCAATATTCAAAGCGACGGCTACCTGATCTGTGGCGTCGAGGAAATCTCCGCCGATTGCTCCGAGCCTGTGGAAGACGTGCAACGGGTGCTGGCGGTGATCCAGACCTTTGAACCCACCGGTGTCGGCGCCCGTTCCCTCAAAGAATGCCTGATGATTCAGGCCCGAAGTCTGCCCGAACGGATTCCGCTGGTCGAAGAATTGATCGAAAATTTTCTTGAACGACTGGAAGACCGGCGCATTCCCAAAATCGCTTCCGAACTGAAGCTCGACATAGAGACCGTTCTCAACGCCCTCCAGATCATCCGCTGTTTTCAACCCAAGCCGGGAATGGATTTCAGTTCCGAAAAAATCGATTACGTCGTTCCCGATGTCGTCGTCGTCAAAACCGAAGAAGGCTATGACCTCGCCCTGAATGACGACGAGGTGCCCCGACTGAGGATCAATCCTTATTACCACGACCTGCTGAAAACCGCCTCCGAAGGTCAAACGCGCGAATATCTGGAGAACAAATACAAATCCGCTTTGTGGCTCATCAAAAGTATTGACCAGAGAAGGCAAACCATATACAAGGTGGGCAAAAGCATAATCAAGTTACAAAAAGAGTTTTTGGATAAAGGCCTGTCTTACCTGCGCCCCATGGTTCTCAAAGATGTTGCTCTGGACATAGAAATGCACGAATCCACCGTGAGCCGCATCACCACCAACAAATACATCGACACACCGCAAGGCATCTACGAACTGAAATTCTTTTTTCACAGCGGCATCCGCTCCTGCGAGGGAAGCAACAACATGTCGTCTGTTCGAGTGAAAAACATGATCAAGGAAATCGTTGCTCAGGAAGATTCAACCCGCCCCCTCACAGACGACCAGATGGTCGCGGCGCTTGTGGAAAAGAACGCGAAAATCGCCAGACGGACTATCACGAAATACAGAAAAGAGCTGAATATCCCCCCTGCCAACAAAAGAAAGCGCCTAATCTAA
- the ptsP gene encoding phosphoenolpyruvate--protein phosphotransferase, translating to MYKGIAASKGIAIGKAHLLNQSKFCIVKYKISADEVDAEIQRLRQAIDASKHEMQAVKQRARKVADKYAVILDTYLLLLDDDILVNETVEKISEDLMNAEWALSQTHEKFTTLFNNINDEYLKGKQDDLDLVVHGIMRNLIGHHQESLADIQEPIILIAHSLSASDTLLVPRSLILGLATEVGGKTSHLAIFSSAMGIPAVVGVKDLTVNINSGDPVIIDGIDGHVLINPSEKILDVYRTKSVNYQKYQTKLLENIHETAETKDGYKVNLRANIESAHEINSLKKFGAEGVGLYRTEFLYLGVERLPTEEELYLNFKKVARGVEPYPVIVRTLDLGTDKPLHNIYVAEENNPALGLRGIRLSLVNQELFLSQLRAILRASLYGDIKILYPMIASVSEIRQANQILEAAKNELREKQIPFNEDIEVGVMIETPAAAVCIDQIIEETDFISIGTNDLIQYLLAVDRINENVAHLYQPFHPAVLRTLKKVILAAQNAGKKVSICGELGGDPIATLLLIGLGKVDELSMEPHSIPKVKKILRKISHIEAQALAQKAMSMDSTQEINHFIIDEMKRKFPDDFEHNLDYLTEQPLK from the coding sequence GTGTATAAAGGAATAGCCGCATCCAAAGGGATTGCGATTGGTAAAGCTCACCTGCTCAACCAGTCCAAGTTTTGTATCGTCAAATACAAAATCAGCGCAGACGAGGTCGACGCGGAAATCCAGCGTCTTCGCCAGGCGATTGACGCGTCCAAACATGAGATGCAGGCGGTCAAACAACGCGCCCGAAAGGTTGCGGACAAATACGCCGTCATTCTGGACACCTATCTGCTTCTTCTCGACGACGATATCCTGGTCAATGAAACCGTTGAAAAGATCAGCGAGGACCTCATGAACGCTGAGTGGGCGTTGTCTCAAACTCATGAAAAGTTCACCACGCTGTTCAATAATATTAACGATGAATACCTCAAGGGCAAACAGGACGATCTCGATCTGGTGGTTCACGGGATCATGCGCAACCTGATCGGTCACCATCAGGAAAGCCTTGCCGACATACAGGAGCCTATCATTCTGATCGCGCATTCCCTGAGCGCTTCAGACACTTTGCTGGTGCCGCGCTCGCTCATTCTGGGCCTGGCGACGGAGGTCGGCGGCAAGACCTCCCACCTCGCCATCTTCTCATCCGCGATGGGTATTCCAGCGGTTGTCGGCGTCAAAGACCTCACAGTTAATATCAACTCGGGGGACCCTGTCATTATCGACGGGATCGACGGTCACGTTCTCATCAACCCGTCGGAAAAGATACTCGACGTCTATCGGACCAAAAGCGTTAATTACCAGAAATACCAGACCAAGCTTCTGGAAAACATCCATGAAACCGCAGAAACCAAGGATGGCTACAAGGTCAATCTGCGCGCAAACATTGAATCCGCCCACGAGATCAATTCTCTGAAAAAATTTGGCGCCGAAGGCGTGGGATTGTATCGCACTGAATTTTTATATCTGGGCGTCGAGCGTTTGCCAACCGAAGAGGAGCTTTACCTTAATTTTAAAAAAGTAGCCCGCGGCGTTGAACCTTATCCGGTGATAGTGAGGACGCTGGACCTCGGAACCGATAAACCCCTGCACAATATTTACGTCGCAGAAGAAAACAATCCCGCTCTCGGCTTGCGCGGCATTCGTCTGTCTCTGGTGAATCAGGAATTATTCCTGTCCCAGCTACGCGCCATATTGAGAGCCAGTTTGTACGGCGACATCAAAATTTTGTATCCAATGATTGCGTCCGTTTCTGAAATCCGTCAAGCGAATCAAATTCTGGAAGCCGCCAAGAATGAATTGCGGGAAAAACAAATACCCTTCAACGAAGATATTGAAGTCGGCGTCATGATCGAAACTCCCGCCGCAGCGGTATGCATCGACCAGATCATTGAAGAAACCGATTTCATCAGCATCGGAACCAACGATCTGATTCAATACCTGCTGGCCGTCGACCGGATCAATGAAAACGTCGCGCACTTGTATCAACCCTTTCATCCTGCGGTTTTAAGAACTTTAAAAAAAGTAATTCTCGCCGCTCAAAACGCCGGCAAAAAAGTTTCCATTTGCGGCGAGTTGGGAGGCGATCCGATTGCCACACTGCTATTGATCGGTCTTGGCAAGGTGGATGAATTGAGCATGGAGCCTCACTCCATTCCAAAAGTAAAAAAAATTCTACGTAAGATTTCCCATATCGAAGCTCAGGCTCTCGCACAGAAAGCCATGAGTATGGATTCCACGCAAGAGATCAATCATTTCATTATCGATGAAATGAAACGTAAATTCCCCGACGATTTTGAGCACAACCTCGATTACTTGACAGAGCAACCCTTAAAATAA
- the lptB gene encoding LPS export ABC transporter ATP-binding protein: MLVENEEGLRTSNLVKSYKNRQVVKGISISVKKGEIVGLLGPNGAGKTTTFYMVVGLTRPDAGKVFLDGEEITRHPIHLRARKGIGYLPQEASVFRKLTVEENILAVLESHKMSSFDRKKKARSLLRELNILHIKNAKTYALSGGERRRVEISRALANSPLFILLDEPFAGIDPIAVSDIQSIIRHLKNMGIGILITDHNVRETLSITDRAYIINAGEIIASGRPFDVAQDAKVKKIYLGEQFTF, from the coding sequence ATACTCGTGGAAAATGAAGAAGGGCTACGAACATCCAATTTAGTCAAGTCCTACAAGAACCGACAGGTTGTTAAAGGCATCAGCATTTCCGTGAAAAAAGGGGAAATCGTTGGTCTGCTGGGCCCCAACGGCGCCGGTAAAACCACCACCTTTTATATGGTGGTGGGACTGACCCGACCGGATGCAGGCAAAGTCTTTCTCGACGGCGAAGAGATCACCCGTCACCCGATACATCTGCGCGCGCGTAAAGGCATCGGCTATCTTCCCCAGGAGGCGTCGGTCTTCAGAAAGCTAACGGTGGAGGAGAATATACTGGCGGTGCTGGAATCGCACAAGATGTCCAGTTTCGACCGTAAGAAAAAAGCGCGTTCCCTGCTGAGAGAACTCAATATCCTGCATATCAAGAACGCAAAAACCTACGCCCTCTCCGGCGGAGAAAGAAGACGGGTCGAGATCAGCCGCGCGCTGGCGAACTCGCCGCTGTTCATTTTACTCGATGAACCCTTTGCCGGTATCGACCCCATCGCGGTTTCGGACATTCAATCCATCATCCGCCACTTGAAAAACATGGGCATCGGCATCCTCATCACCGACCACAACGTACGCGAGACTCTCAGCATCACCGACCGGGCCTACATCATCAACGCAGGCGAGATCATCGCATCCGGCCGACCTTTTGACGTCGCGCAGGATGCGAAAGTAAAAAAAATCTATCTGGGCGAGCAGTTCACTTTCTAA
- a CDS encoding tryptophan synthase subunit alpha, whose protein sequence is MSRLQQRFEKIKSEGSKALAAFITAGDPSLEATVALFREIEKNGADIVELGVPFSDPLADGPVIQASAQRALKAGTTLKKIIALVSEIRKESELPIVLMTSFNPVYVYGQEAFVQDAAAAGVDGLIIPDLPPEEAETFQPIAEAKGIDLIFLLAPTSSDARIQMIARRSRGFLYYISLTGTTGTRTALATGLKEKMQAIRSQASLPALVGFGISSPEQAAEAAQVSDGVIVGSAIVKIIEKEGASAKGLEQVGQLVSAIKQAIAGPST, encoded by the coding sequence GTGAGTCGATTGCAACAGCGGTTTGAGAAAATAAAAAGCGAAGGGAGCAAGGCCCTGGCGGCCTTTATCACGGCGGGCGATCCGAGTCTGGAGGCGACCGTCGCGTTGTTCAGGGAAATTGAGAAAAACGGTGCGGACATTGTGGAACTGGGCGTTCCCTTTTCCGACCCGCTGGCGGATGGCCCGGTCATTCAGGCCTCGGCGCAACGCGCTCTCAAGGCGGGAACCACTCTGAAAAAAATCATTGCGCTGGTGTCGGAGATTCGCAAGGAGTCGGAACTGCCCATCGTGTTGATGACGAGCTTCAATCCGGTCTATGTCTACGGTCAGGAAGCCTTTGTTCAGGACGCGGCGGCTGCGGGCGTGGATGGTTTGATCATTCCGGATTTGCCGCCGGAAGAGGCGGAGACCTTTCAACCCATCGCAGAGGCGAAAGGGATCGATCTGATTTTCCTGTTGGCGCCGACCAGTTCCGACGCAAGAATTCAGATGATCGCGCGCCGAAGCCGAGGATTTCTGTATTATATTTCTTTGACGGGAACGACGGGAACGCGAACGGCCCTGGCAACCGGTTTGAAGGAGAAAATGCAAGCCATTCGCAGTCAGGCTTCGCTCCCGGCGCTGGTTGGCTTTGGAATTTCCAGCCCGGAACAGGCGGCAGAAGCGGCCCAGGTTTCCGACGGCGTTATCGTCGGTAGCGCAATCGTAAAGATCATCGAGAAGGAAGGCGCGTCGGCGAAAGGTCTCGAGCAGGTCGGACAGTTGGTGAGCGCAATCAAACAGGCCATCGCAGGGCCGTCGACCTAG
- a CDS encoding phosphoribosylanthranilate isomerase — MVKVKICGTTRREDADAAVACGADALGFIFYKKSPRNITQTDARKIISTLPPFVKTVGVFVNETADAVNRAVEFCKLDAVQLHGDESPSYCKKIRARSVIKAIRVRGLESLSGLDQYPVAAFLLDAFSESARGGTGKTFDWPLALKAKKAGPVILAGGLTPSNVYQAVRQVKPYAVDICSGVEATPGIKDNKKLEALFKALRT, encoded by the coding sequence ATGGTTAAGGTCAAGATTTGCGGCACGACGCGCCGGGAAGATGCTGACGCGGCGGTGGCTTGCGGCGCGGACGCTCTGGGATTTATTTTTTACAAGAAAAGTCCCAGAAATATCACGCAGACCGACGCCAGGAAAATCATTTCCACCTTGCCGCCTTTCGTTAAAACAGTGGGCGTGTTCGTCAATGAAACGGCGGATGCGGTGAATCGCGCGGTGGAATTCTGCAAGCTGGACGCGGTTCAGTTGCACGGCGACGAGTCGCCGAGTTATTGCAAAAAAATACGCGCCCGGTCTGTGATCAAGGCGATTCGCGTGCGCGGGCTGGAATCCTTATCCGGTCTGGATCAATATCCGGTAGCGGCGTTTTTGCTGGACGCGTTTTCGGAATCGGCGCGCGGCGGCACGGGAAAAACATTCGACTGGCCGCTGGCCTTGAAAGCGAAGAAGGCCGGGCCGGTCATTCTGGCGGGCGGTTTGACGCCTTCCAATGTGTATCAGGCCGTGCGCCAGGTGAAACCTTATGCGGTGGACATTTGTTCGGGCGTTGAGGCGACTCCGGGCATTAAAGACAACAAGAAACTCGAAGCCTTGTTCAAAGCGCTTCGAACCTGA
- a CDS encoding PTS sugar transporter subunit IIA: MKITEILKKNFIIPNLSNKSKEDVLKELSAFLADNGVIKDPETLHQSLMERENLGSTGIGENVAIPHAKSKEVEHITTLFARAPGGLDFESLDKKPVHFICLVIAPINSTGLHLKALARISRLLKNPQLREAIINTSDQEEIYSILVNEDSKFI, from the coding sequence ATGAAAATCACAGAAATTCTAAAGAAGAATTTCATCATTCCAAACTTATCCAACAAGAGTAAAGAAGATGTTCTGAAAGAACTCTCAGCCTTTCTTGCGGACAATGGAGTGATCAAAGATCCTGAAACATTACATCAATCGTTGATGGAGAGAGAGAACCTTGGAAGTACCGGCATTGGAGAAAATGTAGCCATTCCACACGCAAAATCCAAAGAAGTGGAACACATCACCACCTTGTTTGCCCGGGCGCCAGGGGGGCTTGATTTCGAATCTCTCGATAAAAAACCTGTGCACTTTATATGCCTGGTCATTGCCCCGATCAACTCCACAGGATTGCACCTGAAAGCCCTCGCCAGGATATCGCGACTACTGAAGAATCCTCAGTTGCGCGAAGCCATTATCAACACAAGCGATCAGGAAGAAATTTACTCCATTCTGGTGAACGAAGATTCAAAGTTTATTTGA
- the lptC gene encoding LPS export ABC transporter periplasmic protein LptC, translating to MLNKIRGLLLASAIGLIVFSGIKIYSGYESSIGNIQFTDLEEGIDVQIENFKLSHESNGKKEWELKAHKAQINQKEDTTHLQKVDIKMARDNGRPFSISADQGTLNNKTEEFHLEGNVRLIGEPSLIKERMAKTNQSDPNPEAQTQ from the coding sequence ATGCTTAATAAAATCAGAGGCTTACTACTTGCCTCGGCAATAGGTCTGATCGTATTCTCTGGCATAAAAATTTATTCGGGCTACGAAAGCTCCATCGGCAACATTCAATTCACCGACCTTGAAGAAGGCATCGACGTGCAAATTGAAAATTTCAAGCTGAGCCACGAATCCAACGGCAAGAAAGAATGGGAATTGAAAGCGCACAAGGCGCAGATCAACCAGAAGGAAGACACCACCCATTTGCAAAAGGTCGACATCAAAATGGCCAGGGACAACGGGCGCCCCTTCAGCATTTCCGCCGATCAGGGAACGCTGAACAATAAAACCGAAGAATTCCATCTCGAAGGCAACGTTCGCCTGATTGGCGAACCCAGCCTGATTAAAGAACGCATGGCAAAGACGAACCAATCCGATCCAAATCCAGAGGCGCAGACCCAATGA
- a CDS encoding glycosyltransferase family 2 protein produces MSPRISVIIPAYNEESSIALVLDSLPQDRLQEIIVVDNASTDRTAEVAGQHGARVVLEKRKGYGSACLKGIRSLEETDIVVFLDGDFSDYPEEIDLLVEPILKDEADFVLGSRMIKAQSRAALLPQARFGNQLAVFLIRRLFGWQFTDLGPFRALSSTALKALNMRDTNFGWTVEMQVKAVQRGLRIQEIAVSYRDRVGVSKITGTVSGTFKAGFKIIYTIFKYWLKRDKTALKG; encoded by the coding sequence ATGAGTCCCCGAATTTCAGTCATCATTCCCGCCTACAACGAAGAGTCCTCCATCGCATTGGTTCTGGACTCCCTGCCGCAAGATCGTTTGCAGGAAATCATAGTCGTCGACAACGCCTCCACGGACCGAACCGCAGAAGTTGCCGGACAACACGGCGCCCGCGTGGTCCTCGAAAAACGAAAAGGTTATGGCTCCGCCTGTCTTAAGGGCATACGATCGCTTGAGGAGACGGATATCGTTGTGTTCCTCGATGGCGATTTCAGCGATTACCCGGAAGAGATCGATTTACTGGTCGAACCGATTTTGAAAGACGAAGCGGATTTCGTTCTGGGAAGTCGGATGATTAAAGCGCAGAGCCGCGCCGCCCTGTTGCCGCAAGCCCGCTTTGGCAACCAACTGGCGGTTTTTTTGATCCGGCGCCTGTTCGGATGGCAGTTCACCGACCTGGGGCCTTTCCGGGCGCTCTCCTCCACGGCTTTGAAAGCTTTGAATATGCGCGACACCAATTTCGGCTGGACGGTTGAAATGCAGGTGAAAGCGGTTCAGCGCGGTTTGCGCATTCAGGAGATTGCGGTGAGTTATCGAGATCGGGTGGGCGTGTCCAAGATCACGGGAACCGTTTCGGGAACTTTCAAGGCGGGCTTTAAAATCATCTATACGATTTTCAAATACTGGCTGAAACGCGATAAAACGGCGCTGAAGGGCTGA
- a CDS encoding methionine adenosyltransferase: MNPNNYLFTSESVSEGHPDKMADQISDSILDAILTQDPKARVACETMITTGYAMISGEISANCYVDIPQIARNTIKNIGYDSSDKGFDFHTCGVLVSLDEQSQDIARGVDDDKHEQGAGDQGMMFGYASKETKELMPMPIMYAHKLVKELAKQRKKGILPYLRPDSKSQVSVRYEKNKPVHIETVVISTQHAPEIKNNQLRAEIREQVINKVIPARYQHPKMKVYINPTGRFVVGGPHGDCGLTGRKIIVDTYGGFARHGGGAFSGKDSSKVDRSAAYMARYVAKNLVAAGIADRCEVQLAYAIGVADPVSVFVETFGTCKVNPDILEDLIRSHFLLKPAGIVKSLDLLKPRFTPSAAYGHFGRNESSFTWEATDKAAKLRKDAGL; the protein is encoded by the coding sequence ATGAATCCCAACAATTATTTATTCACTTCAGAATCCGTATCTGAAGGACACCCTGACAAAATGGCGGACCAGATTTCAGATTCCATCCTCGACGCCATTCTGACGCAAGACCCCAAAGCGCGCGTTGCCTGCGAAACCATGATCACCACCGGTTACGCGATGATCAGCGGAGAAATCTCAGCAAATTGCTATGTGGATATCCCCCAAATCGCACGCAACACGATTAAAAATATCGGCTACGACAGCTCGGACAAGGGCTTTGATTTTCACACCTGCGGCGTACTCGTTTCGCTGGACGAGCAATCTCAAGACATCGCGCGCGGCGTCGACGACGACAAACACGAGCAGGGAGCGGGCGATCAGGGAATGATGTTCGGCTATGCATCAAAGGAAACCAAAGAACTGATGCCCATGCCCATCATGTACGCGCACAAACTGGTTAAAGAACTCGCAAAGCAACGAAAAAAAGGCATTCTCCCTTACCTGCGCCCGGACAGCAAGTCCCAGGTTTCAGTTCGTTATGAAAAGAACAAACCGGTCCATATCGAAACAGTGGTCATTTCCACTCAACACGCGCCAGAGATCAAAAACAACCAATTGCGCGCGGAGATTCGCGAGCAAGTCATCAATAAAGTCATTCCAGCGCGTTACCAGCATCCAAAAATGAAAGTGTATATCAACCCGACCGGTCGTTTCGTCGTGGGCGGTCCGCACGGGGATTGCGGTTTGACGGGTCGAAAAATCATCGTCGACACTTATGGCGGTTTTGCACGGCACGGCGGCGGGGCTTTTTCAGGAAAAGATTCCTCCAAAGTGGATCGTTCCGCGGCGTATATGGCGCGTTACGTTGCAAAAAATCTGGTCGCCGCCGGTATCGCCGACCGATGCGAAGTTCAACTCGCCTACGCCATTGGCGTGGCCGATCCCGTCTCCGTCTTCGTGGAAACCTTCGGCACCTGCAAGGTCAACCCAGACATTCTGGAGGATTTGATCCGATCTCACTTCTTACTGAAACCGGCGGGCATCGTCAAATCTCTGGATCTGCTCAAACCGAGGTTCACCCCATCCGCGGCTTACGGTCATTTCGGTCGCAATGAGAGTTCCTTCACCTGGGAAGCCACGGACAAAGCGGCCAAGCTGAGAAAAGACGCCGGACTCTAA